The proteins below come from a single Serratia fonticola genomic window:
- a CDS encoding GNAT family N-acetyltransferase: MSEIVVRHVESNDAEALHQLYSHPAVYRDTLQLPLPSKAMWQQRIANVQPGTYNMVACIDDRVVGQLFVELNQRVRRRHVATIGISVDAGYHGKGVGSALMKAMIDICDNWAGIERIELTVYTDNQGAIALYRKFGFEIEGTSRRFAMRDGELVDAYHMARFKTA; the protein is encoded by the coding sequence ATGAGCGAGATTGTAGTTCGTCACGTGGAAAGTAACGATGCTGAAGCCTTGCACCAGCTATATTCCCACCCGGCCGTTTACCGTGACACGCTACAACTACCGCTACCGTCAAAAGCCATGTGGCAGCAACGTATTGCTAATGTGCAACCCGGAACCTACAACATGGTGGCCTGCATTGACGATCGCGTGGTGGGGCAGCTGTTTGTGGAACTCAACCAGCGGGTACGCCGCCGCCATGTGGCCACTATTGGCATCAGCGTGGATGCCGGTTACCACGGCAAAGGCGTTGGCAGCGCGCTGATGAAGGCGATGATCGATATCTGTGACAACTGGGCAGGCATTGAGCGCATCGAGCTCACGGTGTACACCGACAATCAGGGGGCCATTGCGCTGTACCGTAAGTTCGGTTTTGAAATTGAAGGCACCAGCCGCCGCTTTGCCATGCGCGATGGCGAGTTGGTGGATGCCTATCATATGGCTCGGTTTAAAACCGCGTAA
- the iolB gene encoding 5-deoxy-glucuronate isomerase has protein sequence MSSLLAKCQQPDAQGRIQSVTPENAGWRFVGFEVYRLAAGQSLRLESGDKELCLVLVAGIASVATQRAEYPHIGKRMSPFERTPPYSVYVPHHDQVEVRAETDLELAVCSAPGNGHLPSRLITPADVGVERRGKGRNQRLVHNILPDSQPADSLLVVEVYTDEGNTSSYPSHKHDQENSPDETYLEETYYHRLNPEQGFCLQRVYTDDRSLDECMPVYNRDVVKVPRGYHPVATLAGYDSYYLNVMAGPVRLWKFTWEKDHAWINSESY, from the coding sequence ATGTCATCATTACTTGCGAAATGTCAGCAACCGGATGCGCAGGGACGTATTCAGTCCGTCACCCCGGAAAATGCCGGTTGGCGTTTTGTCGGGTTTGAGGTCTATCGGTTAGCGGCCGGGCAGTCGTTGCGGTTGGAGAGTGGCGATAAGGAGCTTTGCCTGGTGCTGGTGGCGGGTATTGCCTCTGTGGCAACGCAACGAGCGGAGTATCCACACATTGGTAAGCGGATGAGCCCGTTTGAGCGTACGCCACCTTATTCCGTTTATGTTCCGCACCACGACCAGGTTGAAGTCCGGGCAGAGACCGATCTGGAACTGGCGGTATGCAGCGCGCCGGGTAACGGGCATCTGCCTTCACGCTTGATCACCCCGGCAGACGTCGGCGTAGAGCGGAGGGGTAAAGGCCGTAACCAACGGCTGGTACACAATATTCTGCCTGATAGCCAACCGGCTGACAGCCTGCTGGTGGTTGAGGTCTATACCGACGAAGGCAATACCAGCTCCTACCCAAGCCATAAGCACGACCAGGAAAACTCGCCGGACGAAACCTACCTGGAAGAAACCTATTACCACCGTCTTAACCCTGAACAGGGGTTCTGCCTGCAACGCGTCTATACCGACGATCGTTCGCTGGATGAGTGTATGCCGGTCTATAACCGCGATGTGGTGAAAGTACCGCGCGGTTACCATCCGGTGGCAACCCTGGCCGGATATGACAGCTATTATCTCAACGTGATGGCGGGGCCGGTACGCCTGTGGAAGTTCACCTGGGAAAAAGATCACGCCTGGATCAACAGCGAGAGCTATTGA
- a CDS encoding CoA-acylating methylmalonate-semialdehyde dehydrogenase, whose protein sequence is MKTVGNFIGGQVCLSSSNQTVDVHNPASGQVERRVTQSTAAEVKQAIDVAHQAFTDWARTTPLRRARIMFNFKALLEQHREELAQLIVSEHGKVYSDALGELTRGMEVVEFACGIPHLIKGEYSPDVGTGVDSFSLMQPLGVVAGITPFNFPAMVPMWMFPIALACGNTFVLKPPALVPSASVRLAELLKEAGLPDGVFNVVHCGNEEASQLCTDPRIQAVSFVGSSTVAEHIYTTASAHGKRVQAFGAAKNQAIVMPDADLDATVNALMGGAFGSAGERCMALPVAVVVGDSTADKLIAKLKPLIAQLRVGPGMQQGGEENEMGPLVSSAHQKKVLGYIDIGVKEGATLVVDGRDYQVPGYPEGYYVGGTLFDNVQPDMRIYREEIFGPVLGIVRVADYQTAIDTVNSHEFGNGSAIFTNNGHYARQFVHEVQAGMVGVNVPVPVPMAFHSFGGWKRSVFGALNVHGTDGVRFYTRMKTATARWPTGQQTVSEYSMPTLG, encoded by the coding sequence ATGAAAACCGTGGGTAACTTTATTGGTGGGCAGGTTTGCCTGAGCAGCAGTAACCAAACCGTCGACGTGCACAATCCGGCTAGCGGCCAGGTTGAACGCCGTGTGACGCAGAGCACCGCCGCCGAGGTGAAACAGGCTATTGATGTCGCCCATCAGGCATTTACCGACTGGGCGCGTACCACGCCGCTGCGCCGGGCGCGTATCATGTTCAATTTCAAAGCATTGCTGGAGCAGCACCGCGAAGAGTTGGCGCAACTGATCGTCAGTGAACATGGCAAAGTCTATTCCGACGCGCTGGGTGAATTGACCCGTGGCATGGAGGTAGTGGAGTTTGCATGCGGTATTCCGCACCTGATCAAAGGAGAATACTCACCGGATGTAGGCACCGGCGTGGACAGTTTCTCGCTGATGCAGCCGCTGGGCGTAGTGGCCGGGATCACACCGTTCAACTTCCCGGCTATGGTGCCGATGTGGATGTTCCCTATCGCGCTGGCCTGTGGCAATACCTTCGTACTGAAGCCTCCGGCGTTGGTGCCTTCTGCCTCCGTGCGTCTGGCAGAACTGTTGAAAGAGGCGGGCCTGCCGGATGGGGTATTCAACGTCGTGCATTGCGGCAATGAAGAGGCCTCGCAGCTGTGCACCGATCCACGCATTCAGGCGGTGAGCTTTGTTGGCTCATCCACGGTTGCAGAGCATATTTACACCACCGCCAGCGCACATGGCAAACGTGTACAGGCCTTTGGGGCCGCCAAAAATCAGGCTATCGTTATGCCGGATGCGGATCTGGATGCCACGGTCAATGCGCTGATGGGAGGGGCATTTGGCTCGGCCGGTGAACGTTGCATGGCGCTGCCAGTGGCCGTCGTGGTTGGTGATAGCACCGCAGATAAACTGATTGCCAAACTCAAACCGCTGATCGCCCAACTGCGGGTTGGCCCCGGCATGCAGCAAGGCGGCGAGGAAAATGAAATGGGGCCGTTGGTCTCATCCGCCCATCAGAAAAAAGTGCTGGGATACATTGATATTGGCGTTAAAGAGGGCGCAACGCTGGTGGTCGATGGCCGCGATTATCAGGTACCGGGTTATCCAGAGGGTTACTACGTGGGCGGTACCCTGTTTGATAACGTACAGCCGGATATGCGTATCTATCGCGAAGAGATCTTTGGGCCGGTATTGGGCATTGTACGGGTCGCCGATTACCAAACGGCCATCGATACGGTGAACAGCCACGAGTTTGGTAACGGCAGCGCCATTTTCACCAATAATGGCCACTATGCTCGCCAGTTTGTGCATGAGGTTCAGGCGGGGATGGTGGGGGTTAACGTGCCGGTACCGGTACCGATGGCTTTCCACAGCTTTGGCGGTTGGAAACGTTCGGTATTCGGTGCGCTTAACGTACATGGCACGGACGGCGTGCGATTCTATACCCGCATGAAGACGGCCACCGCACGTTGGCCAACCGGCCAGCAAACGGTATCCGAATACAGTATGCCAACGCTGGGCTAA
- the iolD gene encoding 3D-(3,5/4)-trihydroxycyclohexane-1,2-dione acylhydrolase (decyclizing) — protein sequence MGKIKLTMAQALVRFLDNQYLLVDGVETKFVKGIFAIFGHGNVLGLGQALEQDCGDLVVHQGRNEQGMAHAATGFAKQKLRQQIYACTSSIGPGAANMITAAATATANRIPLLLLPGDVYASRQPDPVLQQIEQSYDLSISTNDAFRAVSKYWDRIVRPEQLMSACINAMRVLTDPAETGAVTLCLPQDVQGEAYDYPDYFFHKRLHRLERRPASQESLAEALALLVGKRKPLIICGGGVKYSQAGQALQQFAERFHIPFAETQAGKGTVLSAHPYNVGGIGETGCLAANTLAKQADLVIGIGTRYSDFTTSSKWLFQNPDVAFLNINVSAFDAGKLDGLQVLADARTALASLSPLLAQADYRADWQDAISKALGEQQKETERVYQVTYTGEGFVPEIDDSLDREQVFAEFIEKTDSVLTQSRVLGVLNEHLPQDSVIVAAAGSLPGDLQRVWQNRGEHGYHVEYGYSCMGYEVNAALGVKLAEPQREVYAMVGDGAFMMLHSELVTSIQEGCKINVVLFDNMTNGCINNLQIEHGMGSYTTEFRFRNPQGGKLDGKLVPVNFAMLAAAYGCKTYSITTEQQLIEALADARKQQVSTLLDIKVLPKTMVHKYLSWWRVGGAQVAGSEKIIAVARQLQENIDKARDY from the coding sequence ATGGGTAAGATCAAGTTGACCATGGCACAGGCGTTGGTCAGATTTCTCGACAACCAGTACCTGCTGGTAGACGGTGTCGAAACCAAATTCGTAAAGGGTATCTTCGCCATTTTCGGCCACGGTAACGTACTCGGCCTTGGGCAGGCTCTGGAGCAAGACTGTGGCGATCTGGTGGTGCATCAGGGGCGCAACGAACAGGGGATGGCGCATGCCGCTACCGGGTTTGCCAAGCAGAAGCTACGCCAGCAGATCTACGCCTGTACTTCTTCCATCGGCCCCGGCGCGGCCAATATGATCACTGCTGCGGCCACTGCCACGGCTAACCGCATTCCTTTACTGCTGCTGCCGGGCGATGTGTACGCCTCTCGCCAGCCCGATCCGGTATTGCAACAGATCGAACAATCCTACGATTTAAGCATCAGCACCAACGACGCATTTCGCGCCGTCAGTAAATATTGGGATCGCATTGTGCGCCCGGAACAGCTGATGAGCGCCTGCATTAATGCCATGCGCGTACTGACCGATCCGGCAGAAACCGGTGCCGTCACGCTATGCCTGCCGCAGGACGTTCAGGGCGAAGCCTACGATTACCCAGACTATTTCTTCCACAAACGGCTGCATCGCCTTGAGCGCCGTCCGGCCAGTCAAGAATCTCTGGCAGAGGCTTTGGCGTTGCTGGTGGGTAAACGCAAACCGTTGATAATCTGCGGTGGCGGGGTGAAATATTCGCAGGCTGGGCAGGCGTTGCAGCAGTTTGCTGAACGCTTCCATATTCCGTTTGCCGAAACTCAGGCTGGTAAAGGTACGGTGCTTTCCGCTCATCCTTATAATGTGGGGGGCATCGGTGAAACCGGCTGTCTGGCGGCCAACACGCTGGCGAAGCAGGCAGACCTGGTGATCGGCATCGGCACCCGTTACAGCGATTTCACCACCTCGTCCAAATGGCTATTCCAAAATCCGGATGTGGCCTTCCTTAACATCAACGTCAGCGCGTTTGATGCCGGCAAGCTGGACGGTCTGCAAGTCTTGGCGGATGCCCGTACGGCTCTGGCCTCTCTCAGTCCGTTGTTGGCTCAGGCGGATTATCGTGCCGATTGGCAAGACGCTATCAGCAAGGCGCTTGGCGAACAGCAAAAAGAGACCGAGCGTGTCTATCAAGTGACCTATACCGGCGAAGGCTTTGTACCGGAAATCGACGACAGCCTCGATCGTGAACAGGTGTTTGCCGAGTTTATCGAAAAAACCGACTCCGTATTAACCCAAAGCCGAGTGCTGGGGGTGCTGAATGAGCATTTACCGCAGGACAGCGTCATCGTTGCCGCTGCTGGCAGTTTGCCGGGCGATTTGCAGCGTGTCTGGCAAAACCGGGGTGAGCACGGCTATCACGTGGAATACGGCTACTCCTGTATGGGCTATGAGGTTAACGCCGCGTTAGGCGTCAAGCTTGCGGAGCCACAGCGCGAAGTTTACGCCATGGTGGGGGATGGGGCGTTCATGATGCTGCATTCCGAGCTGGTCACCTCGATCCAGGAAGGCTGCAAAATCAACGTGGTGCTGTTCGACAACATGACCAACGGCTGCATCAACAACCTGCAGATAGAGCACGGCATGGGGAGCTACACCACCGAGTTCCGCTTCCGTAATCCGCAAGGCGGCAAACTGGATGGCAAGCTCGTGCCGGTCAACTTTGCCATGTTGGCAGCGGCCTATGGTTGCAAAACCTACAGCATAACCACCGAACAACAGCTGATCGAAGCGCTGGCAGATGCCCGCAAGCAACAGGTTTCTACCCTGCTGGATATCAAAGTGCTGCCGAAAACCATGGTGCACAAATATCTCAGTTGGTGGCGCGTGGGCGGTGCCCAGGTGGCCGGAAGTGAAAAAATTATCGCCGTCGCCCGCCAGTTGCAAGAGAACATCGATAAAGCCCGCGACTACTGA
- a CDS encoding bifunctional 5-dehydro-2-deoxygluconokinase/5-dehydro-2-deoxyphosphogluconate aldolase: MATQQKQLDVICLGRIAVDFYAQQIGARLEDASSFSKYLGGSSGNVAYGTAIQGLKSGMLARVGDEHMGRFLREELQRVGADTQSLITDKQRLTGLVILGIKDQETFPLIFYRENCADMALTPEDIDENYIASSRALAITGTHLSHPKTRAAVLKALEYAHRHGLRTALDIDYRPVLWGLTSLGDGETRFIESEKVTRELQEVLHHFNLIVGTEEEFHIAGGSTDTLVALQNVRKVTQATLVCKRGAQGCSVFEGDIPTDWQQVKLHSGVRVDVLNVLGAGDAFMSGLLRGYLNDEGWDQACRYANACGALVVSRHGCAPAMPTKLELDDYLQHEQEVKRPDLDARLNHLHRVTTRKQQWPELCVFAFDHRKQLAEMAREAGVSTERIPQLKTLLLAAAQAAATEAGLHGNSGILADTTYGQAALNAITGQGWWIGRPVELPSSRPLRLEHGNIGSQLIDWPQEHVVKCLVFYHPQDAEALRREQDELIVDVYRGCCKSGHELLLEVILPEGHADKDESNYLQVMEHFYRLGVLPDWWKLPPLSAANWQKVGELIETHDPFCRGVLILGLDSPQETLKAGFAAAADAHWVKGFAVGRTIFGTSSRLWLQGEIDDAGLVEQVKQKYLTLIGFWRQYRPQPASKTSRS, from the coding sequence ATGGCCACACAACAAAAGCAGCTTGATGTCATTTGCCTCGGGCGCATCGCTGTCGATTTCTATGCTCAACAAATCGGGGCACGCCTGGAAGATGCCAGCTCATTCTCCAAATATCTTGGCGGCTCCTCCGGCAACGTGGCCTATGGCACCGCAATCCAAGGGTTAAAATCCGGCATGCTGGCTCGCGTAGGGGATGAGCACATGGGCCGCTTTCTGCGTGAAGAACTCCAGCGCGTCGGCGCGGACACGCAGAGCCTGATCACCGATAAACAGCGCCTCACCGGCCTGGTGATCCTGGGCATCAAGGATCAGGAAACCTTCCCGCTGATTTTCTACCGTGAAAACTGTGCCGACATGGCGCTGACACCCGAGGATATCGATGAAAATTACATCGCATCATCACGGGCTTTGGCGATCACCGGCACTCACCTTTCCCATCCCAAAACGCGCGCTGCGGTGCTCAAAGCGTTGGAATACGCCCACCGCCACGGGCTGCGTACCGCATTGGATATCGATTATCGGCCAGTGCTGTGGGGGTTGACCTCGTTAGGCGATGGCGAGACCCGCTTTATCGAATCGGAAAAGGTGACCCGCGAGTTGCAGGAAGTTCTGCACCATTTCAATCTCATCGTGGGGACTGAAGAAGAGTTCCATATCGCTGGCGGCAGTACCGATACGCTGGTCGCGCTGCAAAACGTCCGTAAGGTCACCCAGGCCACGTTGGTGTGCAAGCGAGGGGCGCAGGGATGCTCGGTATTTGAAGGGGATATCCCCACAGATTGGCAACAAGTCAAACTGCATTCTGGCGTTCGCGTTGACGTTTTGAACGTGCTCGGCGCGGGTGATGCCTTTATGTCTGGCCTGCTACGTGGCTATCTTAATGATGAGGGTTGGGATCAGGCCTGCCGTTACGCCAATGCCTGCGGTGCGCTGGTAGTGTCACGCCACGGCTGCGCCCCGGCAATGCCGACCAAGCTGGAGCTGGACGATTACCTGCAACACGAACAAGAGGTGAAACGCCCGGATCTGGATGCCCGACTGAACCATCTGCACCGCGTTACCACGCGCAAACAGCAATGGCCTGAACTGTGCGTATTCGCTTTTGATCACCGCAAGCAGTTGGCAGAGATGGCGCGAGAGGCGGGAGTGAGTACAGAGCGGATCCCACAGTTAAAAACGTTGCTGTTGGCTGCCGCACAGGCTGCGGCAACCGAGGCGGGGTTACACGGCAACAGCGGCATTCTGGCAGATACGACCTACGGCCAGGCGGCGTTGAATGCCATTACTGGCCAGGGCTGGTGGATTGGCCGCCCGGTGGAGCTGCCAAGCTCCCGCCCTTTGCGGTTGGAGCACGGTAATATTGGCTCGCAGCTGATCGACTGGCCCCAAGAGCACGTGGTTAAATGCCTGGTGTTTTATCATCCACAGGATGCCGAAGCGCTGCGCCGTGAGCAGGATGAGCTGATCGTTGACGTGTATCGTGGATGCTGCAAATCGGGCCATGAGCTGTTGCTGGAAGTCATTTTGCCAGAAGGTCATGCCGACAAAGATGAGAGCAACTATCTACAGGTGATGGAACATTTCTACCGGTTGGGCGTTCTGCCAGACTGGTGGAAATTGCCGCCGCTTAGTGCCGCCAACTGGCAAAAAGTGGGTGAATTGATTGAAACTCACGACCCATTCTGCCGCGGGGTGCTAATCCTCGGGCTAGACTCCCCACAGGAAACGCTGAAAGCCGGGTTCGCCGCAGCCGCAGATGCCCACTGGGTAAAAGGCTTCGCGGTTGGCCGTACCATTTTTGGCACCTCTTCACGCCTTTGGCTACAAGGTGAGATCGATGACGCCGGGCTGGTCGAACAGGTGAAACAGAAATACCTGACGCTGATCGGTTTCTGGCGGCAATATCGCCCGCAGCCTGCGAGTAAAACCAGCCGTAGTTAA
- a CDS encoding Gfo/Idh/MocA family protein: MTLNIGVIGTGAIGRDHIRRCSQVLQGSRVVAVNDINRDSAAKVVSELKLDAKVYDNAHDLINSTDVQAVLVTSWGPSHEEFVLAAIAAGKPVFCEKPLAVTAQGCKNIVDAEAKHGKRLVQVGFMRPYDQGYRALKQVLTSGQIGEPLMLHCAHRNPRVGEAYTTDMAITDTLIHELDVLRWLLDDDYVSVQVVFPRKSSKALPHLRDPQIVLMETAKGTRIDVEIFVNCQYGYDIQCEVVGETGIAKLPEPSAVQMRSGAKLSTEILVDWKDRFIGAYDVELQAFINDVLAGKLTGPSAWDGFAAAVAADACIAAQNSGEVVPVTLPARPGFYGK; encoded by the coding sequence ATGACATTGAACATTGGGGTTATTGGTACCGGCGCTATCGGTAGGGATCATATTCGCCGTTGTAGCCAGGTGTTGCAGGGCAGCCGCGTGGTTGCGGTGAATGACATTAACCGAGACAGTGCGGCCAAGGTGGTCAGCGAACTGAAACTGGACGCCAAGGTTTATGACAATGCCCACGATCTGATCAATTCCACAGACGTCCAGGCGGTGCTGGTTACGTCATGGGGGCCGAGCCATGAAGAGTTTGTGCTGGCTGCCATTGCTGCGGGCAAACCGGTGTTTTGCGAGAAACCGCTGGCGGTCACGGCACAAGGCTGCAAGAACATCGTGGATGCTGAAGCCAAGCATGGCAAACGCCTGGTACAGGTCGGCTTTATGCGCCCTTACGATCAGGGCTATCGGGCGCTGAAACAGGTGCTGACCAGCGGCCAGATCGGCGAACCGCTGATGCTGCACTGTGCCCACCGCAACCCAAGAGTCGGTGAAGCCTACACCACGGATATGGCCATAACCGATACGCTCATTCACGAGTTAGACGTGCTGCGTTGGCTGCTGGACGATGATTACGTTTCGGTACAGGTGGTGTTCCCACGCAAGAGCAGTAAAGCCCTGCCACATTTGAGAGATCCGCAAATTGTGTTGATGGAAACGGCCAAGGGCACCCGTATTGACGTTGAAATCTTTGTTAACTGCCAATACGGCTACGACATTCAGTGTGAGGTGGTGGGGGAAACCGGCATCGCCAAGCTGCCAGAACCTTCCGCGGTGCAAATGCGCAGCGGTGCCAAACTGTCCACCGAGATCCTGGTTGACTGGAAAGACCGCTTTATCGGTGCTTATGACGTTGAGCTGCAAGCCTTTATCAATGACGTCTTGGCCGGCAAGCTCACCGGACCTTCTGCTTGGGATGGCTTTGCGGCTGCGGTGGCGGCAGATGCCTGTATCGCCGCGCAGAACAGCGGTGAAGTGGTGCCAGTGACCTTGCCCGCTCGCCCTGGCTTCTATGGCAAATAA
- a CDS encoding sugar phosphate isomerase/epimerase family protein, producing the protein MKIAFDVDVIKDLGITKMVEQVADWGYKYIEQSPHPQINPFYKHPKAGRDVLAEYQRVLKATGVEISSFIVVYRWSGPGEDRRRAAVKNWRRMIEIAVEMGVQVINTELAGNPNEPEICEELWYQSMEELLPIIEREGIRMEIQSHPWDFCELSNETADMVKSLRSDNVTYLYSVPHTFYYDQGRGDIGNMLRYAGSDLSHVLIADTMNHTRPCRYIVNPPGVDAAVHQHMAIGEGEVDFAALFQTLRDMEFASRTFKVGGESIICTSLFGYPERMPAQAVATRERIEKELLGK; encoded by the coding sequence ATGAAAATCGCTTTTGACGTCGATGTGATTAAAGATTTGGGCATTACCAAGATGGTGGAGCAGGTGGCTGACTGGGGCTATAAGTACATTGAGCAGTCACCGCACCCGCAGATCAACCCATTCTATAAACATCCAAAAGCCGGTCGTGACGTTTTGGCGGAATATCAACGGGTGCTGAAAGCCACCGGGGTGGAGATTTCCTCCTTTATCGTGGTGTATCGCTGGTCTGGCCCTGGGGAAGACCGCCGTCGGGCGGCGGTCAAGAACTGGCGGCGGATGATCGAAATCGCGGTGGAGATGGGGGTTCAGGTGATCAACACCGAACTGGCGGGTAACCCGAACGAGCCGGAGATTTGCGAAGAGCTGTGGTATCAATCGATGGAGGAGCTGCTGCCGATTATCGAACGTGAAGGCATTCGCATGGAAATTCAGTCCCATCCGTGGGACTTCTGCGAGCTTAGCAATGAAACCGCCGACATGGTGAAATCGTTGCGCAGCGATAATGTGACCTATCTCTACAGCGTTCCCCATACCTTCTATTACGACCAAGGGCGCGGCGATATCGGTAATATGCTGCGCTATGCCGGGAGCGATCTTTCCCACGTGTTGATTGCCGATACCATGAATCACACCCGCCCCTGCCGGTATATCGTCAATCCGCCGGGCGTCGATGCGGCGGTGCACCAACATATGGCAATTGGCGAAGGGGAAGTGGACTTCGCGGCCCTGTTCCAAACCCTGCGCGATATGGAATTTGCCAGCCGTACCTTCAAAGTCGGTGGGGAGTCCATCATCTGTACCTCGCTGTTCGGCTACCCGGAGAGAATGCCTGCCCAGGCGGTTGCCACCAGGGAGCGCATCGAAAAAGAGCTTTTGGGTAAATAA
- a CDS encoding MurR/RpiR family transcriptional regulator, which produces MTNPTQLSLLQDEIRRRYETLSKRLKQVARYILDNSNSIAFDTVASIAAQASVPPSTLIRFANAFGFSGFNEMKQVFRQHLMEETVNYTERARLFRQTSTDDSVAPEKPAEILNVFTMVNSQALQQLAMQTSAEQLDRAVELLNNAENIYVIGLRRSFSVASYLTYALRHLERRAFLIDGLGGMFTEQLSMVKPKDVVIAISYSPYAKEAVELVELGAKQGAQLIAITDSQVSPLAAFSDVCFVVREAQVDGFRSQVASMCLAQTLAVSLALNNAKEL; this is translated from the coding sequence ATGACTAACCCAACTCAACTTTCGCTGTTACAGGACGAAATCCGCCGCCGTTATGAAACGCTGAGCAAGCGCTTGAAACAGGTAGCACGCTACATCCTGGATAACAGTAACAGCATTGCTTTCGATACCGTTGCCTCCATCGCCGCACAGGCCAGTGTGCCGCCTTCTACCCTGATCCGTTTCGCCAACGCCTTTGGCTTCAGCGGTTTCAACGAAATGAAGCAGGTCTTCCGCCAGCATCTGATGGAAGAAACGGTGAACTATACCGAGCGCGCACGCCTGTTCCGCCAAACCTCTACCGACGACAGCGTTGCCCCGGAAAAGCCGGCAGAAATCCTTAACGTGTTTACGATGGTCAACTCGCAGGCGTTGCAACAGTTGGCGATGCAAACCAGTGCCGAGCAGTTGGATCGGGCGGTAGAGCTGCTGAATAACGCGGAAAATATCTACGTGATCGGCCTGCGCCGCTCATTCAGCGTGGCTTCTTATCTCACCTATGCCCTGCGCCACCTCGAAAGGCGCGCCTTCCTGATCGACGGGTTAGGCGGGATGTTTACCGAACAGCTCAGCATGGTGAAGCCCAAGGACGTAGTGATCGCCATCAGCTATTCGCCTTATGCCAAAGAAGCGGTAGAACTGGTGGAGTTGGGTGCCAAGCAGGGCGCACAGCTCATCGCCATTACCGACAGCCAGGTCAGCCCGCTGGCCGCCTTCAGCGATGTCTGTTTTGTGGTGCGCGAAGCACAGGTCGATGGGTTCCGCTCGCAGGTGGCCTCCATGTGTCTGGCACAGACGCTGGCGGTATCATTGGCACTGAATAACGCCAAAGAGCTGTAA
- the iolE gene encoding myo-inosose-2 dehydratase: MNKDHVKLAIAPIGWTNDDMPELGDENTFQQCVSEMALAGFTGSEVGSKYPRDPKVLKPMLDIRGIQICNAWFSTFFADGLKEKTIDEFINHMNFLHAMGAKVIGCSEQSKSIQGTTKAVFEEKPYFSDEEWQRVAQGYNELAKIAAGKGMQVCLHHHMGTGIQTTEEIDRYMSMVNDDVYLLFDTGHAYYSEGSQQAMLAILEKYLPRINHVHLKDVRDEVVAEVKAKRLSFLDGVKKGTFTVPGDGVIDFRPVFKLLDERGYKGWMVVEAEQDPALANPFEYAVKARRYIRETAGL; encoded by the coding sequence ATGAACAAAGACCACGTAAAGTTGGCAATCGCCCCGATTGGCTGGACGAATGACGATATGCCTGAATTAGGGGACGAGAATACGTTCCAGCAGTGCGTCAGCGAAATGGCGCTGGCCGGGTTCACCGGCAGCGAAGTGGGCAGTAAATACCCGCGCGATCCCAAGGTGCTGAAACCGATGCTGGATATCCGTGGGATCCAGATCTGTAATGCTTGGTTCAGCACGTTTTTTGCCGATGGGCTGAAGGAAAAGACCATCGATGAGTTTATTAACCACATGAATTTCCTGCATGCGATGGGGGCCAAAGTGATTGGCTGCTCCGAGCAGAGCAAGAGCATTCAGGGCACCACCAAGGCGGTATTTGAAGAGAAGCCCTATTTTAGCGATGAAGAGTGGCAACGGGTGGCGCAGGGGTATAACGAGCTGGCGAAAATTGCTGCCGGAAAGGGGATGCAGGTCTGCCTTCACCATCATATGGGCACAGGCATCCAGACCACCGAAGAGATAGATCGCTATATGAGCATGGTGAACGACGATGTTTACCTGCTGTTTGATACCGGACATGCCTATTACTCCGAAGGCAGCCAACAGGCGATGTTGGCGATCCTGGAGAAATACCTGCCGCGCATCAACCATGTGCACTTGAAAGACGTGCGTGACGAGGTGGTGGCAGAGGTTAAGGCCAAGCGCCTTAGCTTCCTGGATGGGGTGAAAAAAGGCACCTTCACCGTACCGGGGGATGGCGTGATCGATTTCCGGCCGGTATTCAAGCTGCTGGATGAGCGTGGCTATAAGGGATGGATGGTGGTGGAGGCCGAGCAGGATCCGGCGCTGGCCAATCCTTTTGAATACGCTGTGAAAGCACGCCGCTATATTCGCGAAACGGCCGGGCTTTAG